The following proteins are encoded in a genomic region of Gimesia algae:
- a CDS encoding peptidylprolyl isomerase, producing the protein MISRKTLLIVAAALSSSVWMGNQTSLQAQAPETYRVKMQTTRGTFHIDVTRSWCPNGADQFYKLVQAGFYNDCAFFRVIDGFMAQFGINGDPEVQKKWRDRTIQDDPVVKPNLKGYVSFAKTGAPDSRTTQIFINYNDNRRLDGYGFAPFGFVSEADMKIVEALYSGYGEGSPAGRGPTQARIQYEGNHYLKREFPRLDFITTASIVEK; encoded by the coding sequence GTGATATCAAGAAAGACCTTACTGATTGTAGCAGCGGCTCTGAGCTCGTCTGTCTGGATGGGAAATCAAACTTCACTTCAGGCTCAGGCGCCTGAAACCTATCGTGTCAAAATGCAGACCACTCGAGGTACATTCCATATTGATGTAACTCGCAGCTGGTGTCCGAACGGAGCAGATCAGTTTTATAAACTGGTTCAAGCCGGGTTTTACAATGACTGTGCTTTTTTTCGAGTCATCGATGGGTTTATGGCGCAGTTTGGTATTAACGGTGACCCGGAAGTCCAGAAGAAGTGGCGGGACCGGACGATTCAGGACGACCCGGTGGTAAAGCCCAATCTCAAGGGGTACGTCTCGTTTGCCAAGACGGGTGCTCCTGATTCAAGAACGACTCAAATCTTTATTAACTATAATGACAATCGCAGGCTCGACGGGTATGGATTTGCGCCTTTCGGATTTGTGTCAGAGGCCGATATGAAAATAGTTGAGGCGCTCTACTCCGGATATGGTGAAGGATCTCCGGCAGGCCGTGGACCAACACAGGCAAGAATTCAGTACGAAGGCAATCACTATCTGAAGCGAGAATTTCCTCGCTTGGATTTTATTACAACGGCCTCGATTGTAGAAAAATAA